GCGTCGCCATTCTCGTTCAGCCATCGGGTTTCCTTTCTCTCAGCGCACAACGGCACCGTGCGAGAACCCTGCTTCGGTCGCGCCAGGAGTCTCGCAGGCCTGGCAGAGCGTGTCAAGTCGGCAGTGGCCTCTCAGCGGGCTGAGGGGAGCAGCGCCTTGGCCTCGGCGGCGTACGAGGTGTTGGGATAGGTCTCGATGATCTTCTGGAGATAGGGCGCGGCGCCCTCGGGGCGGGAACTGTTGAGGTAATTCCTCGCCATCGTCATCCAGCGGCGGCAGTCCTCGGCGGCGGCAGCCTCGCGCAGCTTGGGCCCCAAGGTCGGGTCGTTGCGCAGGGCGTCGGCCTGCGTGCGGGCCTCGGCGGCGCTCGGCGTGCCCTCGTAGCCGGAGGCGAGGCTGTCGAACGCGCGGGCGGCGGCGAGGTAGTCCTTGGCCAGGAGCAGGGCCTTGGCCTTGGCGAGCAACTGGGCGGCTTCATCGGCGCGGGCCTTGTCGGCGGCCTCGCGCGCGGCCCGAGCCACCTCGGGGTCGGCGCGCAGTTCCCTGAGCTTGGCGGCGGCCTCGGCCGCGGTCTTTGTGCCTTCGTAGGCGCGGCAGATGCCCTGGAGCTTGCGCTCGGCTTCGGGGTACCGCTTGGCCTGGATCGCCTCGACGGCCGACGCCAGGGCCTCGGCGGCCTGCTGGTCAATCTCGGCGAGGCGCTTCTCGGCCTCGTCCACCAGGGGGTCGGCCGCCTCGCTGTCCACAATCTGCCGATAGGTGCGAATGGCCAGGGGCATGTCTTTGGTTTCGGCTGCCTTGGCGCGGCGCATCAGGGCGACGAGGCGCTCGTCCTCGCTCTGCTTGCGGAGCCAGGCGGCCACCTCGGGCGCATACTGCCGGTCGAACGTGTGGCCTACGCCCTTCATGGTGATGAAGGTGACGCTGGCGCCCGCCTTGCGGAGCGCGTCGGCGGCCTGCACGCCGCTGTCGTAGGGCACCACGTCGTCCTTGTCGCCGTGGATCACGAGCACGGGCTCGCGCCGCATGCAGTTGAGGTCGCGTGCCGCGCCCAGGCCGCCGGCCATCATCAGATACCCGCGGTAGGTGCTCACCTCCGAGGACCGGAAGCCGAACAGGGCCGTGGCGAAGCCGCCCTGGGAGAAGCCGCCGATGAAGATTTGCCGGGGGTTCACGCGCACGCGCGCGCTGAGCGTCTTGATCACGTGGTGGTTGAAGGCGAGTTGGGTCTCGATGTCGTTAAAGAAGGCCTGGTCCTCCTGAAGGTACTCCATGCCGACGATGAGGTAGCCCTTGCGGTCGGTGATGGACTGCATCAGGCCGGTGTCCGGCTTGCCGCCGCGGCCGTGGAAGAAGAGCACGAGCGGGAACAGCTTGGTCGGCGTGTAGTCGGTCGGCACGAAGACGGGCAGTTCCAGCGGCCCCCGGGTGCTCTTGAAGGCGGGGGTGCCGAAGTCGAGCGTCGTCTCGCGGCCCGGGGCGAATTCCGCCGCGGCGGCGGGCGAGGCCAGAGAAGCCACGAGAACGACCGGCGGCAACCAGCGCATGGCGGATCCCCTGGTG
This window of the Planctomycetota bacterium genome carries:
- a CDS encoding prolyl oligopeptidase family serine peptidase; this encodes MRWLPPVVLVASLASPAAAAEFAPGRETTLDFGTPAFKSTRGPLELPVFVPTDYTPTKLFPLVLFFHGRGGKPDTGLMQSITDRKGYLIVGMEYLQEDQAFFNDIETQLAFNHHVIKTLSARVRVNPRQIFIGGFSQGGFATALFGFRSSEVSTYRGYLMMAGGLGAARDLNCMRREPVLVIHGDKDDVVPYDSGVQAADALRKAGASVTFITMKGVGHTFDRQYAPEVAAWLRKQSEDERLVALMRRAKAAETKDMPLAIRTYRQIVDSEAADPLVDEAEKRLAEIDQQAAEALASAVEAIQAKRYPEAERKLQGICRAYEGTKTAAEAAAKLRELRADPEVARAAREAADKARADEAAQLLAKAKALLLAKDYLAAARAFDSLASGYEGTPSAAEARTQADALRNDPTLGPKLREAAAAEDCRRWMTMARNYLNSSRPEGAAPYLQKIIETYPNTSYAAEAKALLPSAR